In the Campylobacter sputorum subsp. sputorum genome, TTCAGACAAGAACATGGTTATAAAGATGGAAAATATAAAAAATATTGGAATGGCAAAGAAGATAACGAGATAATGAATGCTATATTAGATAGTGGGATTATCGAAGAGGATGAAATTTACAACGTCCTTGAAAAAGAGTATCAAAAATCATAATGATTAAAATTTTTCAAATAAGCATAAGAGAGTTTTTAACTAAGAAATTTATTTTACTTTCTATATTGCCACTTATTGTTTCAGTTTTAATACTCGGTGGATTTTTGGTTTTTGGTGGCATAGAATTTTTTAGTATGCTAAGCGATGGTGCTGAAAGCGGTGATTTTTCTTTCATTGACGAGGCACAATATCCACTTTTAACTTCCATTTTAGCTTTTGCTTTGACAAAATGGGTTATTATATTTATATTTTATATGTTTGGTGCTTTTTTTGTAGTTATTATTTCTATAGTTATAGCACTTATTGTCGCTGGATTTCTTACTCCTATCGTTACAAATCATTTGAATCAAAAATACTATCATTATCATAGATTTGAAGAAATTAGTTTTTTAAAATCTTTAAAATTAATGATGATTGTTTTGCTTAAAGTTTGTCTTTTTTTACTTATAAGTATTCCATTTTTATTTATTCCTTTAATAAATCTTATTGTTGTAAATATTCCATTTTTTTATCTATATTATAAATTTATGTTACTAGATGTAGGCTCAAATGCATTAAATAAAAATGATTTTGAGATTTTGTGGTTAAGAGATGGTGGAAATGACTTTAAATTATCTTGTTTGGTATTTTATATAGTTAGTTTAGTGCCGTTTTTAGGGCTTTTTTTACAACTATTTTTTGTTATTTTTCTTTCAAATTTGATATATAAAAAACACAATTAAATATATTTTATTATAAAAATTGATTTAAATCATGTAAAAATTTGATTTTAAATATTAAAATTACGCAAAATTTATATAAAGGAATTTAAATGGTACAAAATGGCGTAGTTATATGCAATGTTTGCGGTATTAGAAGCGATAAAGAAAGTGATATAGTTTATATTTTGGCTACTAAAAATGGCGAAAAAGTAGATATTTGCACATCTTGTATGCCTAGTGTCATACATGGCTCAGGTCTTGTTGTAAAGAGTAATGATGAAATAAAACAAGAGTTTTTGTCTAATTAAATTAATATGTTTTTAGGTTATTTTAGTATAATAAAATATATTTTATTTAAAAGGAGACTTAATGAGACAGTATGAAACTTATAGATGCCCAAAATGTGGAAATGTTATAGAAATACAAGAAGTTGGCGGAGGTTCATTAACCTGTTGCGGCGTAGAAATGGAACTCGTTACAAAAGATTTAACATCTGTAAATTTAATGAAAGCTTTTGCTGGCGAATCAATGGCTAGAAATAAATACGATTTGTATGGCGATATAGCAAAAGAAGCTGGATATCACGCTATAGCAAGACATTTTTATGAAGCAGCAGAAAATGAAAAATGGCACGCTAGAGCTGAATATAAAAAATATAATGAAATTCAAGGTTTGCCACTAGATAAAATGGATAAAAATCTTATATCCGCTGCTGATGGCGAGAGGTATGAGCATACAACTATGTATCCGGATTTTGCAAAAATAGCAGAAGATGAAGGCAAAAAAGATATAGCTAGACTTTTTAACGCTATTGCAAAAGTTGAAGTTGAGCATGAAAGAGAGTATTTAGAACTTAAAAAAATGCTAGAAGCTGATGGATTTTTCCAAAGTGATGAAGAAGATGTTTGGGTTTGTGAAGTTTGTGGTCATGTACATCGTGGAAAAAAAGCACCAGGAGCCTGTCCTCTTTGCAAGGCACCAAAAGAATACTTCAAAAGGGAATTTCTTGGATAGTTTTTTGGTGCAAATGCACCAAAAACTCTAAATTTAAATTTATTACTACAAAATACTTTTTAACTAAATTTAATTAAAAAATTTGCTAAATTTCATTATAATTTCTTATTATACTAAGGAGTTAAAATGATTCAAACTTGTCTTTTTCCAGCAGCTGGCTATGGAACTAGATTTTTACCAGCTACAAAATCACTTCCAAAAGAGATGTTGCCTATTTTGACAAAACCACTTATACATTATGGTGTTGATGAAGCACTTGAAGCAAATATGAATAATATGGCATTTGTAACAGGAAGAGGGAAAAGAGCTTTAGAGGATTATTTCGATATTAGTTATGAGCTTGAGCATCAAATAGCTGGGACAAGCAAAGAGCATCTTTTAACAGAGATTCGAAATTTAATGAGTGCTTGTTCTTTTACTTTTACTAGACAAGAAAATATGAAAGGTCTTGGAGATGCGATATATACAGGAAAAACACTCGTCAAAAGTGAGCCATTTGGTGTTATTTTAGCAGATGATTTATGTATAAATGAAAATGGCGATGGCGTGTTATCTCAAATGGTTAAGATTTACGAAAAATACCGCTGTTCTATAGTTGCAGTTATGGAAGTTGAGAAAGATGAAGTTGATAAATATGGTATTATAGATGGTAAATTTATAGAAGATGACTTGATAATGGTTTCAAATATGGTTGAAAAGCCAACATCACAAGAAGCACCAAGCAATCTAGCGATAATTGGAAGATATATTTTAACACCAGATATTTTTGATATGATAGAGCAAACAAAACCTGGGAAAAATGGAGAGATTCAAATAACTGATGCACTTTTGAAACAGGCAAACAATGGAATGGTTTTGGCGTATAAATTTAAAGGCAAGAGATTTGACTGCGGTTCTTTAAAAGGTTATGTAGAAGCTACAAACTATTTTTATGAGAACATATATGGTAAACAATAAAATTTATTTTAAATTTTCCCCCCTAGAAGATATTAATGAATTTTCAAAAAGAATGAATGATGAGTTTAATGCCGGAGAGATAGGGTATTATCATCTGCCAGAGCTTGGCTATGAAGCTATAAATGTGTTAAAAAAATTTGATGATAAATTTAGTAAATTTAATACAATAGTTCTTATGGGGATAGGTGGATCTTCGCTTGGCGTGCAAACCGTTTATGAGATGCTAAATTTAAAAAGCTCAAAGAAAATTATTTTTTTAGACAATTTAGATCCATTTGAATTCTATAAAAAAACCAAAGATATAGTCTTTAATGAAACATTATTTTTAATTTCTAGTAAGTCTGGCACTACAATAGAGCCAATTTCTATTTTTAAATGTGTGGTTGAAAAATTTAATGTCAAAGACTTTAGTTGCAATTTTGCAGCTATAACTGATTTGGGATCGCCTTTAGAAAATTTCGCAAAAAAACATGATATTTCTGTTTTTTATATACCAAAAAATGTTGGCGGAAGATTTAGTGTGCTTAGTATGATAGGTCTTGTTCCATTGTATTTTTGCGGTTTTGATGTTATTTCCTTGCTTGATGGTGCTAAGGCTTGTAAAAAAAATTTTTTAGAAGATCAAAATGACACAATACTTCAAAAAGCATATCACTATGCTACGCATAAAAACGCAACTATAAATGTTTTGTTTAGTTATTGTGATAGATTTGATAAATTTAATGATTGGTATGTGCAGCTTTGGGCGGAATCACTTGGTAAGAAAAAGGGATATCAGCGCATAGGACTTACTCCGGTTGGTTTGGTTGGCTCTAGGGATCAGCACTCTTTTTTACAACTCATTATGGATGGCGTAAAAGATAAAACAGTAACTTTTATAAAAGTTTTAAATCATGATCAAAATATTAACATTGCAAATATTAAATTTGATTTTTTACAAGATTGTGATTTTGTAAATTCATACTCTTTGCAAGATGTATTAAATACGCAATGCGAAGCTAGTTTAAAAGCTATAATCGCTGAAGGAATAAGTATTGATTTGATTGAAGTTGATAAAATAGATGAATGGCATATAGGGTATTTGCTTTATTATTTTGAACTTTTAACTTCTGCGACTGGAATTATGCTTGGAATTAATACTTATGATCAGCCAGGCGTTGAAGTTGGTAAAAGAATACTTAAAAAAATGCTTTTACCGCTTAGTTAAATAAATTTACAAATAGCCGATTTATATGAAAATACATTAAGGAGAATGGATATGAAAATAAATGATTTAAATGCTTCATATATGAGAGATGTTTCTACAAATTTAACAAATAAGCCAGAGAATAAACTTGTCGATAAACAAGAGCAAAATTCACATAAATTAGAAAAACAAGAAGAGATGAAAAAACATTTTAGTGAGCTTAGCTCCATCGGTGCAAAAGGCATTTCAAATGCTTATTTTATGCAGTTTCAAGCACAAACTTTTAGTTTTTCAAATGGTAGTTTTTCTTTTCAAAGTTTTTCATTTGGCATAAGCAGTGATAATAGTGGCGATTTTTTAAGCTTTTTGCAAAATCCAACAAATAAAGTAAAAGGACTTTTATCTGGTATAGATTTGTCTCAAATTGGATATAATGGCAAACCAATCCATACTTTAAGCCAAGATGAGGCAAAAGCACTTGTTAGCGAAGATGGTTTTTTTGGAATAACTAAAACATCTGAGAGAATAGCTGATTTTGTTATAAATGGTGCAGGAAATGATTTGGAAAAATTAAAAGCAGGTAAAGATGGTATGTTAAGAGGTTTCGAGCAAGCAGAACAAATGTGGGGTGGAAAACTTCCAGATATATCACAAGAAACAATGCAAAAAGCTCTTGCAAAAATAGATGAAAAAATATCTGCTCTAGGAGGCAATTCTCTTGATATTCAAGCTTAGTTTATCTATTTTTTTGGCATTATTTATGGTTGGTTGCAGTAGCTTTTTTGGACAAAACGATCAAAAACCGCCTAAGCAACCAATCGTCCAAAAACAAGTTCAAAAAAATCAAATTCAAACAAAAATGATTAAAGGTTATGTCAAGTCTTTGCAATTTACAGACAAAGGTTGGCTATATAATATAATAGGCATAGATACTACGAATAATAAATTGCCAAGTGCTACTGCATATGCTAAAAAAATTTATTATAATGAAAAAGATTTAGTGTATGCTATTATAAAAGGCGATAGAATTTCTGAAATGTATTTGATAAATGCTTCAAATTCAAGGCATCCTGTTGTTAAAAAAAGCAATCGTTCTACGAAAAAAATTATTATTCCTGTGCCAGAAAGTGAGAATATATCTTTTTAGGTTGCCGTTTGTTTATCCTCAGATAGTATCATTTCAATGTGCAATAGAACAATAAATGAAGTTTAGCTAGAACTCCTTTCTTTATGGGAAGATTTAATCTTCCCTAATTTCTTTTTTATTTCTACCAAGTTTTATATTTTATTTAATAAAAAATGTTATTATCCTTAGTTGATTTGTAAATTTTAAGGATATATAATGAATAAAATCATATCTGGTTTTTTAGGTATGGGATCTGCGATAACCATGCTTCTTATTTATGCTGTATCTTGCGGAACAGCTACTATAATAGAAAATAATTACGATACTCCAACTGCTTGGTCGGCTGTTTATGGAGCAACTTGGTTTGCTTTATTGCAACTTTTACTTGGCATAAATTTGCTTTATAATATTTTTAGATACAAGCTTATTACACTTAAGAAATTGCCATCTTTTCTCTTTCATTTTTCATTTATAATTATTTTAATTGGTGCTGGCATTACTAGATATTTTGGCTTTGAGGGTGTTGTTCACATAAGAAATGGCGAAAGCACCGATGAGCTTTGGACTTCTGCTGTTTATTTGCAGTTGATTGCAGATGATGGAAAGAATTTATACCAAGATAATGAAGAAAAACATATATCTCTAAAAGGAGATAATGATTTTTCTATGAGCGTAGATGTAAATGGCAAAAAAGCCACATATAAATATAAAGATTATATACGCAGTGCGGATTTTGCTTTTACTGATAGTAAAGATGGAAAACCTGTTATAAATTTAATAATTTCTGGAAATGGAAGTTCAAATGAACTTGTTTTGGAAGATAATACTTCAAACATAATTGATGGAATTGAATTTGCATTCAATAAAGAACCAAATAGTGATAAGTTTGTTAAATTTACATTAAAAGATGATAAATGGCTATTTACTTCAAATGAGCAAATATCATATTTTACAATGAGCGAAAACGCAAAAGATAGCTTTGATGCTAACTCTATAAACGAATTTAAAACTATGAGACTTTATACTGTTTCTGGTATAAATTTCGCTCCTAAATTTCTTTCTAAAAGTGCTTCTAAAAAACTTGTTAGCGTAGATGGCGGAAACGATGCTATGATTGGGGAGCTTGAATTTAACGGAGAAAAACAAGATGTTCCTTTATTTACAAATGGAAAGGTTTATTCTACTCATGTTGGCGGTGTTGAATTTGTTACCAAGGCTGGTTCATTAAAGCACACTATGCCATTTGTAATGCATCTAAATGCATTTAAGCTAGATAGATACCCTGGTTCAAATTCTCCTATGAGCTATTCTAGTGATATTACTATTTTTGATAAAAATGGAAATAAAATTATGGATTATTTGATTTATATGAATAATGTTTTGGATTTTAATGGTCATAGATTTTTTCAAAGTTCTTATGATATGGACGAAAGAGGGACTATACTATCTGTAAATAAAGATCCAGGTAAAATTCCCACTTATATAGGTTATTTTTTATTAGGTCTTGGCTTTTTCTTAAATTTAATAAGTCCTTATAGTAGGTTTAGAAAGCTTGCAAATTTAGTAAATTCAGAAGCTACTAAAACTCTTTCTTTAATGTTTGCTATATTTTTGGCATTTACAGGGGTAAATTTAAAAGCTTCTGATGTTCCAAGTATAGATAAAAATCACGCAAAAGAATTATCATCTTTGCTTGTTCAAAGTGCGGATGGTAGAATAAAGCCATTTGATACTGTGGGCTATGAAGTTTTAAATAAGATTTATAGAAGCTCATCTTTTAATGGTATGAGTCCAACAGAAGTTATGCTTTCTATGATGTTAAATAGCGATTATTGGCAAGAAGCTCCTTTGATTGCCATTTCAAATAAAGAGTTAAAAAAGCTTCTTGGTGTTGATGAAAATGCAAAATATGCGAAATTTAGTGATTTTTTTACTATTAGTGATGGAAAGATGTCTTATAAGTTAGCTAAAATAGTTGAATTAACAAATAGAAAAAATCCTGCAACTCGCGGAATGTTTGATAAAGATGTGATAAAGGTTGATGAAAGGGTAAATATATTATATATGGTGTTTATGGGCGAAATTTTTAGAATTTTCCCAAAAATAGATGATCCAAATAATACTTGGTATTCTCCAGCGGCTGCTATTATGAGTTTTCCTAAAGAAGAATCAAATCAAGTTGCTAGTATTTTACAAAATTATTTTAGAAGTATAATAGATGCGCAATCCTCTGGTGATTGGAAGCAAGCAAATGATGCGCTTAATGTATTAAAAGAATATCAATCAAAATATGGTGCAAGTATTCTTATAGATCAAAAAAAGATAGATATGGAGTTACTTTTAAACAAATACAATATATTTGATAGATTGTCGCCTTTTTATCTAATTTCTGGGCTTATTTTACTAGCTGTAGTTTTTATAAAAATGGTAAGACCAAAAACAAATGTTTTATATCCTTTTAGATTTGTATATTTTTTAAATTTAGTATTATTTTTAGCACTTACTGCCGGGCTTGGTATGAGATGGTATGTTTCACAACACGCTCCTTGGTCAAATGCATATGAGTCACTTATATATGTAGCTTGGGCGATGGCTTTATCTGGACTGATATTTGCAAAAAGAAGTCCAGTTACCATAGCTCTTACATCTATTTTAACTGGCGTGACTTTGTTTGTAGCTCATCTTAGTTGGCTTGATCCACAAATCACAACGCTAGTTCCTGTTTTGAACTCATATTGGTTAACTATACATGTTTCTGTAATTACTGCTAGTTACGGATTTTTAGGACTTTGTGCTCTTCTTGGTATATTTACACTGATTTTAATGTGTTTTCAAGGTAAAAAAGAAAATAAAGAAATATCAAGAAATATTCTTGAGGCAACAAGAATAAATGAGATGTCTATGATATTTGGTATAAGTTTATTAACTCTTGGAAACTTTCTTGGTGGTGTTTGGGCAAACGAAAGCTGGGGAAGATACTGGGGCTGGGATTCAAAAGAAACTTGGGCTTTGATATCTATAATTGTTTATGCGGTTGTTTTGCATTTAAGATTTATTCCTAAGTTAAACAATCAATATGCTTTTGGCGTTGCTTCATCTTTTGCATATTGGTCTATAATAATGACATATTTTGGAGTAAATTTTTATTTAAGCGGAATGCACTCTTATGCAGCAGGAGATCCTGTGCCAGTTCCAAATTTTATTGGCATTATAGCTACAGTTATGATTATAATTACCTTGATTGCTTCAAGGGGTATTAAATTTGCTAAAAAACTATAAGGATAGTTATTGGAAAATGATAATAACTCGATTATTTATATTGTTATATTTTCTATAATTATATTCTTATTTGTCATTGCCATTATTTATATAACATTTTTTGATAATGACAATGACAAAAATAGCATTAAAAAAGATGAATATTATGTATTAGACAAAGTTCTTAAAAATAAAAAAGATAAAACTATAAATATAGACGATATGATAACAGTTGTATCAAAAGATAATTTAAGAAAAAATGATCTTTTTTTTGGCTTTGCAATACTATATAAATAATTTTGAAATACCAAAAGAAGACGAATTAGAACTAAACAAATATATGCTTTTTGTTTTTTTAGTATCTAGCCATAGAAGTGCTGATGCAAAACTTATAGCTTATATGAGCATTACTTTAAGGAAATTGTATCCGCATCACTCTGCTAGAATAGAGATAGAAGAGCAAAAAGGCATAGAATATCGCAAGAAAAGATATAATTTGGGAAATTTATAATATAAATAATAAAAATATTAGTCCTACTGCTATTCTATATATCCCAAAAGGTATATAGTCAAATTTACTTACAAATTTTAAAAATATTTTTATAGAAAGTATTGCTACTACAAAAGCCACAATGCCTCCTAATAAAAATATAAAAATATTATCCATATTTTCAATAAATATAGCTCTGTTTTTATAAGAATCATAAATGGTTGCAGCAAACATTGTTGGTATTGCTAGTAAAAAACTAAAAGTTGCAGCTGTTTTTCTATCAAGTCCAGCTAAAAGTCCAGTTATGATTGTCGCGCCACTTCTTGATGTGCCAGGCACCATAGCAAGGCATTGTGATAAGCCTATTAAAAAAGATTGTTTATAGCTTACATCATCTAGTGTTGTTGTAGTTGTTTTTATTTTTTCTTTTTTGTTAAAAATTTCAACTATTATAAAAATAATGCCCCAAAATATAAGCATATAAGCTACTACATCTGGAGAAAAAAGCTCTTTGATGTATTTATGAAGTAAAAAACCTATTGCACCAGTTGGAACAAAACCTATGGCTAATTTTATCCATATATTTATATCTTGTTTTAATTTGCTAAAATATATAAAAACTACTGCTAAAATAGAACCAAGTTGTATTGAAACTTCAAAGCATGTTAATGTTGGAGTTTGTTGTAAATTTAAAAGCTTTGAGGCTAATATTAAATGCCCTGTTGAGCTAACTGGCAAAAATTCAGTTAAACCCTCAACTATGCCAAGTATTATTGTGCTTATTATGTCCATTGATGTATTTTCTTTCTTAAATTTGCTATATTTTCTTTTATTGAGTTTGGTTTATAGATAGCTTCTATCATTGCTATCATATCTGGCTTTTTTGTTGCAACATCTGCTATGTTGCCTTGGTTTATGCCTCCTATTATGCAAATTGGTAGCGATACTTTTTCTTTTGCCTGAGAAATAATTTCTATACCGCTAAGCAAGGCATTTGGTTTAGTCGCGCTTTTAAAAGCAGCGCCAAATGCAACATAGCCAGCACCGATATTTTGGGCATTTATGGCTAAATTTATATCATTATAGCAACTTACTCCGATTATAAACTCATTTCCTAAAAACTCTTTTGTATTTTTTAACATGGCGTCATCTTTTCCGATATGAACGCCATGAGCTTTTAATTTTTTGGTTAAATTTACATTATCATTTATGATAAGCTTTGCATTAAAATCTTCGCAAAGTGATATGAGATTTTTGATGATTTCTTCGTTTTGTATGCTTTTTTTACTCCTATATTGTATAAATTTTACACCATTTTGTAAAATTTCTAAAACTTGATTTTTTATAGTTTCATCTGGAGTTAAAATATCATCTGTTATTGCATAAATCTCAGACACTTTGGGCTCTTTTAATACGAAAATACTTGAATTTATTTTAATTCATACTGTTTAAGAAGTTTTTCATATGTTCCATCTTGTTTCATTTTATCAACTTCTTCATTTATTTTTTTGATTAACTCTGTGTGTTTGTTTTTATCAAATGCTATGGAAAAACCCTCGCTACCATCTGGTTCTTTTAAAAATTCAGCCAAATCATCATTTTTGTTTAAATATCCATAACCTATAGAACTATCAACAAGAACCGCGTCTACTTTGTTATTTTTAAGTGCCATTATTGAGTTAAAAATATCTTTTGTTGGAACTACTTTAGAGCCTTTGATTTCTCTAGCTGCTATTTCTTGAACTGTGCCAAGTTGAACTCCTATTTTTTTACCTTTTAAATCATATTTTGAATTTATTGCAGTATTAGATGATTTTTTTATAAATAAATTCTCTGTTGTGTAATAAGGATTTGTAAAATCTACAGCTTTAATTCTTTGAGGAGTTGCACTCATAGCAGCAGCTATCGCATCTATTTTACCGCTTTTTAAAGCAGGTATTAAAGCATCAAAACCCATATTTACTATCTCATATTTAAAGCCAATCCTTTTGCTTAATTCATCGATTAAATCTATATCAAAACCAGTTATTTTTGAATTTTGATCTATGTATTCAAAAGGAGGATATGTAGCATTAGTTCCAACTTTTAAAATATCATTAGCATTTATACATGTAGCTAAAAACAAACTAGCTAATAAGCATTTAAAAAACTTTTTCATTTTTTATCCTTTGTTAATGGTTTAAAATTTTATTTAAAAATTCTTTTAATCTTTCATTTTGTGGATTTTCAAAAACATTTTTGGGAGTGTCATCAACTGCTATAATTCCACCTTCCATAAAAAATATCCTATTTGCAACATTTCTAGCAAAACCCATTTCGTGAGTTACAACTAGCATTGTTAATCCTTCTTTTGCAACTTCTTGCATTATATGTAAAACTTCACCTATCATTTCAGGATCAAGTGCTGAAGTTGGTTCATCAAATAAAATAACATCAGGATTCATTGCCAAGCTTCTTGCTATTGCAATTCTTTGTTTTTGTCCACCGCTTAATTTGTGTGGAAATTCATCTTTTTTATCTTCAAGACCAACTTTCCTTAATAGCTCTATTGCCTTACTTTGTGCTTCTTCTTTACTATAAATTCCTGCTTTTATCGGAGCTAGGGTTAAATTTGATAAAACACTTTTGTTTGCAAAAAGGTTAAAGTGTTGAAAAACCATACTAACTTTTTG is a window encoding:
- a CDS encoding EI24 domain-containing protein — protein: MIKIFQISIREFLTKKFILLSILPLIVSVLILGGFLVFGGIEFFSMLSDGAESGDFSFIDEAQYPLLTSILAFALTKWVIIFIFYMFGAFFVVIISIVIALIVAGFLTPIVTNHLNQKYYHYHRFEEISFLKSLKLMMIVLLKVCLFLLISIPFLFIPLINLIVVNIPFFYLYYKFMLLDVGSNALNKNDFEILWLRDGGNDFKLSCLVFYIVSLVPFLGLFLQLFFVIFLSNLIYKKHN
- a CDS encoding ferritin family protein, which encodes MRQYETYRCPKCGNVIEIQEVGGGSLTCCGVEMELVTKDLTSVNLMKAFAGESMARNKYDLYGDIAKEAGYHAIARHFYEAAENEKWHARAEYKKYNEIQGLPLDKMDKNLISAADGERYEHTTMYPDFAKIAEDEGKKDIARLFNAIAKVEVEHEREYLELKKMLEADGFFQSDEEDVWVCEVCGHVHRGKKAPGACPLCKAPKEYFKREFLG
- the galU gene encoding UTP--glucose-1-phosphate uridylyltransferase GalU; this encodes MIQTCLFPAAGYGTRFLPATKSLPKEMLPILTKPLIHYGVDEALEANMNNMAFVTGRGKRALEDYFDISYELEHQIAGTSKEHLLTEIRNLMSACSFTFTRQENMKGLGDAIYTGKTLVKSEPFGVILADDLCINENGDGVLSQMVKIYEKYRCSIVAVMEVEKDEVDKYGIIDGKFIEDDLIMVSNMVEKPTSQEAPSNLAIIGRYILTPDIFDMIEQTKPGKNGEIQITDALLKQANNGMVLAYKFKGKRFDCGSLKGYVEATNYFYENIYGKQ
- a CDS encoding glucose-6-phosphate isomerase, producing MVNNKIYFKFSPLEDINEFSKRMNDEFNAGEIGYYHLPELGYEAINVLKKFDDKFSKFNTIVLMGIGGSSLGVQTVYEMLNLKSSKKIIFLDNLDPFEFYKKTKDIVFNETLFLISSKSGTTIEPISIFKCVVEKFNVKDFSCNFAAITDLGSPLENFAKKHDISVFYIPKNVGGRFSVLSMIGLVPLYFCGFDVISLLDGAKACKKNFLEDQNDTILQKAYHYATHKNATINVLFSYCDRFDKFNDWYVQLWAESLGKKKGYQRIGLTPVGLVGSRDQHSFLQLIMDGVKDKTVTFIKVLNHDQNINIANIKFDFLQDCDFVNSYSLQDVLNTQCEASLKAIIAEGISIDLIEVDKIDEWHIGYLLYYFELLTSATGIMLGINTYDQPGVEVGKRILKKMLLPLS
- the ccsA gene encoding cytochrome c biogenesis protein, which translates into the protein MNKIISGFLGMGSAITMLLIYAVSCGTATIIENNYDTPTAWSAVYGATWFALLQLLLGINLLYNIFRYKLITLKKLPSFLFHFSFIIILIGAGITRYFGFEGVVHIRNGESTDELWTSAVYLQLIADDGKNLYQDNEEKHISLKGDNDFSMSVDVNGKKATYKYKDYIRSADFAFTDSKDGKPVINLIISGNGSSNELVLEDNTSNIIDGIEFAFNKEPNSDKFVKFTLKDDKWLFTSNEQISYFTMSENAKDSFDANSINEFKTMRLYTVSGINFAPKFLSKSASKKLVSVDGGNDAMIGELEFNGEKQDVPLFTNGKVYSTHVGGVEFVTKAGSLKHTMPFVMHLNAFKLDRYPGSNSPMSYSSDITIFDKNGNKIMDYLIYMNNVLDFNGHRFFQSSYDMDERGTILSVNKDPGKIPTYIGYFLLGLGFFLNLISPYSRFRKLANLVNSEATKTLSLMFAIFLAFTGVNLKASDVPSIDKNHAKELSSLLVQSADGRIKPFDTVGYEVLNKIYRSSSFNGMSPTEVMLSMMLNSDYWQEAPLIAISNKELKKLLGVDENAKYAKFSDFFTISDGKMSYKLAKIVELTNRKNPATRGMFDKDVIKVDERVNILYMVFMGEIFRIFPKIDDPNNTWYSPAAAIMSFPKEESNQVASILQNYFRSIIDAQSSGDWKQANDALNVLKEYQSKYGASILIDQKKIDMELLLNKYNIFDRLSPFYLISGLILLAVVFIKMVRPKTNVLYPFRFVYFLNLVLFLALTAGLGMRWYVSQHAPWSNAYESLIYVAWAMALSGLIFAKRSPVTIALTSILTGVTLFVAHLSWLDPQITTLVPVLNSYWLTIHVSVITASYGFLGLCALLGIFTLILMCFQGKKENKEISRNILEATRINEMSMIFGISLLTLGNFLGGVWANESWGRYWGWDSKETWALISIIVYAVVLHLRFIPKLNNQYAFGVASSFAYWSIIMTYFGVNFYLSGMHSYAAGDPVPVPNFIGIIATVMIIITLIASRGIKFAKKL
- a CDS encoding undecaprenyl-diphosphate phosphatase; the encoded protein is MDIISTIILGIVEGLTEFLPVSSTGHLILASKLLNLQQTPTLTCFEVSIQLGSILAVVFIYFSKLKQDINIWIKLAIGFVPTGAIGFLLHKYIKELFSPDVVAYMLIFWGIIFIIVEIFNKKEKIKTTTTTLDDVSYKQSFLIGLSQCLAMVPGTSRSGATIITGLLAGLDRKTAATFSFLLAIPTMFAATIYDSYKNRAIFIENMDNIFIFLLGGIVAFVVAILSIKIFLKFVSKFDYIPFGIYRIAVGLIFLLFIL
- the thiE gene encoding thiamine phosphate synthase, which gives rise to MSEIYAITDDILTPDETIKNQVLEILQNGVKFIQYRSKKSIQNEEIIKNLISLCEDFNAKLIINDNVNLTKKLKAHGVHIGKDDAMLKNTKEFLGNEFIIGVSCYNDINLAINAQNIGAGYVAFGAAFKSATKPNALLSGIEIISQAKEKVSLPICIIGGINQGNIADVATKKPDMIAMIEAIYKPNSIKENIANLRKKIHQWT
- a CDS encoding basic amino acid ABC transporter substrate-binding protein, whose translation is MKKFFKCLLASLFLATCINANDILKVGTNATYPPFEYIDQNSKITGFDIDLIDELSKRIGFKYEIVNMGFDALIPALKSGKIDAIAAAMSATPQRIKAVDFTNPYYTTENLFIKKSSNTAINSKYDLKGKKIGVQLGTVQEIAAREIKGSKVVPTKDIFNSIMALKNNKVDAVLVDSSIGYGYLNKNDDLAEFLKEPDGSEGFSIAFDKNKHTELIKKINEEVDKMKQDGTYEKLLKQYELK
- a CDS encoding amino acid ABC transporter ATP-binding protein encodes the protein MIKIENLCKKYGNLSVLNNISTDIKKGEVVAIIGPSGGGKSTFLRCINKLEEPDSGHIFIKNQDITLKSTNINKIRQKVSMVFQHFNLFANKSVLSNLTLAPIKAGIYSKEEAQSKAIELLRKVGLEDKKDEFPHKLSGGQKQRIAIARSLAMNPDVILFDEPTSALDPEMIGEVLHIMQEVAKEGLTMLVVTHEMGFARNVANRIFFMEGGIIAVDDTPKNVFENPQNERLKEFLNKILNH